From Halomarina ordinaria:
AAAGCTATCCCCGCTAGTGCCTAGTGAAATTAATATTCTATTGAACCTCCCGTGACGTTCGCCACTCATCGTGCGAACTATTCGCACGTTCGTCCGGTCGATAGGGGCCGGAACGGGCGGGAAGGGTCTGCCTCTGCAGTAAGCCTCTTTAGGGCGCTGGCCCCGTCTCGTGGCATGGACACGCAGCGCGAGGTCCTCGACCTGCTGTGCGAGAACGCCCGAGTCGAAACCGCCGACATCGCACGCCAGCTCGGCGTCGCGGAGGAGGAGGTAGCCGCGGCGGTCGACGCGCTGGAGGCGGACGGCTCCGTCCGCGGCTACCAGGCCGTCGTCGACTGGGAGGCGGTGGGCGAGGAGCGCGTGCGCGCGTTCGTCGAGTGCAACGTCACGCTCGACCGCGAGACGGGCTACGACGACATCGCGGGACGACTCGTGAAGTTCGACGAGGTGCGCACCCTCCGACTGGTCAGCGGGGACTACGACTTCGCGCTGACCGTCGAGGGCGAGTCGATGTCGGCGGTGTCGCGCTTCGTGAGCGAACAGGTCGCGCCCGTCCCGGAGGTCACCCAGACGGTGACGCACTTCATCATGGAGAGCTACAAGGAGGCCGGCATCGAGTTCGGTG
This genomic window contains:
- a CDS encoding Lrp/AsnC family transcriptional regulator; its protein translation is MDTQREVLDLLCENARVETADIARQLGVAEEEVAAAVDALEADGSVRGYQAVVDWEAVGEERVRAFVECNVTLDRETGYDDIAGRLVKFDEVRTLRLVSGDYDFALTVEGESMSAVSRFVSEQVAPVPEVTQTVTHFIMESYKEAGIEFGDGHDDDRLSVTP